The genomic segment GAGGAGGCCGAGGAAGCGGGGGGCGCGGAATCCCGACTGAGCGCCGCGGCAGTCCTCAGTGACCTGCTGCGCTGGGCCGGTGATTACGACGGCAGCATGCGATACGCGGACATGATGCTGAGAGCAGGTGTTGCCACCGACGACCGGCAGAATCGCGCCACGGGATTGAACCTCGTCGGTCTGATACACCAGGAGCGTGGAGAACTGGAGCAGGCTCTGGGCTGCTTCGAGGAGTCCCTGCGATTGAGCCGTGAGACCGGATTCGGGCTGGGAGAACAGAAAGCGCTAAACCAACTCGCCGGCGTCAATTGTCAGCAGGGCGACCTGGAAAAGGCCCTTGCGTACCTTCGGCAGGCTTTGGAGGCGAGTATCAAGGCCGGAGATACCTATGGCCGAGCGGTTAACCAGCGCAACGTCGGCTGGGTCCTGGTTTTGATGGGGCGTTGGGCCGAGGCGACCGAACACTACCATCGGACCGTCGCGCTCTGTGAGGAACATGGATTTCATCCGCTGTTGCTGGCGACACAGATGTCGCTGGGTGAGCTATCGTCGAGGCGGACCGACTACGAAGCCGCCGAGCAGATGCTGCGAGCGGTCATCAAGGCAGGCCGCGAGTCAAAGCACTCGGGCTACGTGTACCGGGAGGCGGTCTCGAATCTTGGTTGGGTTCATTTCCGGCGCGGAGAACTTGCCCGGGCCGAGGAGACCTTGAACGAAGCCGTGCAACTGGGCGAGGCCGCGGAAGACCGCTATCTGCTCGCGAGCACCGGGCTGCGCCGAGCCGAGCTGGCGCTGGCCCAGGGACGGATCGAGGCTGCTCGCGAGTTGCTGGCGCAGGCCGGGCGCATTGCTTCAGAATTGAACCTACGGAAGGAACAGGGCGAGGCGCTGCGCGTCGAGGCGCTCCTGTCGGCTGCGCGCTCCGACTCGAATTCCGCGCTTGAACTTCTTGCCCGGTCTGAGGCCGCGCTTGGTCCATTCGGCGATACCTACGAGCTTGCGCAGACCCGGCTGCAGCACGGCCGCCTGCTCGTTGAACTCCACCGGTCGGAGGAAGCCTTGCCCCTGCTGCAGGCCGCGGCCCGGACATTCCGCCGGCTCGCGGTGCCGGCCGAGGCCGAAGAGGCGAGCCGGCTGTTGTACCGGCTGGAAGTGGAGGCCGACCGTCCCACCGCCCTTGTCCAGGGGCTGATGAGCATCATGTCGCTCGACCTCGCCGTTGACCGCCTGGTCGACCTTGCGCTGGCGATGATCTGCGACAACCTTCGATTCGAGCAAGGCGCGGTGCTGGTGAACGGCCGCGCGGTTGCCAGCAAAGGCAATCCTGACCTGACCGAGTTGCCCCGACGTCGCGCGTCGCTGTTCCAGTCAGACCTTGACCTGCTCCTGCCGGTCAGGCAGGGCCGCCGTCTGCTCGGTCACGTCTGGCTCAGACGCAAACGGCCGCTCGCGTCGCGGGTCGAGCCCCGGAATCTGAACCTGGTGTCTCGGACGCTCGCGCCATTGCTGGCCAAGCTGGGCAGGCTCACGACGATCGAGGCGGGCCGTACCCGTCGGATACCCGGACTGCGCTTTCGGGGCGTGGTCGGCCGCAACCCCGAGGTGCTCAAAGTGCTGGAGCTCATACCGCGCATAGCCACAACGGACGTGGCGGTGCTTGTTTGCGGCGAGAGCGGCTCGGGCAAGGAACTTGTCGCCCGCGCCCTGCACGAGTCCGGCCCTCGCGCCGACCATCCGTTCATCACGGTCAACTGCGCGGCCATCCCGGAAAGCCTGCTTGAAGCCGAATTCTTCGGGGTCGAGGAAGGCGCGGCGACCGGAGTCGCAGCGCGGCCGGGCAAGTTCGAGCTGGCCCGCAACGGAACCATTTTCCTCGATG from the bacterium genome contains:
- a CDS encoding sigma 54-interacting transcriptional regulator, with protein sequence MSGASEAPDKLQVLRERLEYAVTPAERVRARLALAEELALTDPAAARPLLEQVVEEAEEAGGAESRLSAAAVLSDLLRWAGDYDGSMRYADMMLRAGVATDDRQNRATGLNLVGLIHQERGELEQALGCFEESLRLSRETGFGLGEQKALNQLAGVNCQQGDLEKALAYLRQALEASIKAGDTYGRAVNQRNVGWVLVLMGRWAEATEHYHRTVALCEEHGFHPLLLATQMSLGELSSRRTDYEAAEQMLRAVIKAGRESKHSGYVYREAVSNLGWVHFRRGELARAEETLNEAVQLGEAAEDRYLLASTGLRRAELALAQGRIEAARELLAQAGRIASELNLRKEQGEALRVEALLSAARSDSNSALELLARSEAALGPFGDTYELAQTRLQHGRLLVELHRSEEALPLLQAAARTFRRLAVPAEAEEASRLLYRLEVEADRPTALVQGLMSIMSLDLAVDRLVDLALAMICDNLRFEQGAVLVNGRAVASKGNPDLTELPRRRASLFQSDLDLLLPVRQGRRLLGHVWLRRKRPLASRVEPRNLNLVSRTLAPLLAKLGRLTTIEAGRTRRIPGLRFRGVVGRNPEVLKVLELIPRIATTDVAVLVCGESGSGKELVARALHESGPRADHPFITVNCAAIPESLLEAEFFGVEEGAATGVAARPGKFELARNGTIFLDEIGDMSPALQARLLRVLEDHKITRVGGTKEMAVDVWVIAATNMDLAVRAREGKFRTDLFFRLNPIPLVLPPLRRRREDIPLLTKYFVARTAQEYKRPVRRVSEEVMALFARYDWPGNIRQLKHAIQRGVVLAAGDEVEVSDLPPEFRPARPAAPVRRATSLRRAKRRTADKAERAMLLKALARAKGNATEAMKLAGYSRTHFYRLLRKHKIP